A genomic segment from Sphingopyxis sp. DBS4 encodes:
- a CDS encoding LD-carboxypeptidase translates to MRIGIVAPSTPILPDDAEAVRAIASLGYPDVELIFDEQCFAVHGHFAGEDGHRFAALVEMANRPDIDAIWFARGGYGACRIAEDAVAAMTPVARGKAFLGYSDQGNLLGCLYRDGFDHVAHGPMVADIRRAGGDAAVMRALDWLVARDPAACEPGLEHGARHAAFNLMTLSMLLGTPLEPDLAGHVLLVEEVSEYLYAFDRAFFHVATCLAPRGLAGLRLGRVSDVPENDRPFGLEAEEIARDWCARTGIPWLGRADIGHDAANKVVPFGLHRAG, encoded by the coding sequence ATGCGCATCGGAATCGTCGCTCCTTCCACCCCCATCCTCCCTGATGATGCCGAAGCGGTGCGCGCGATCGCGAGCCTTGGTTATCCCGACGTCGAGCTGATCTTCGACGAGCAATGTTTCGCGGTCCACGGCCATTTCGCGGGCGAGGACGGGCATCGTTTCGCCGCGCTGGTCGAAATGGCGAACCGCCCCGACATCGACGCGATCTGGTTCGCGCGGGGCGGCTATGGCGCGTGCCGGATCGCCGAGGACGCGGTCGCGGCGATGACCCCGGTCGCGCGGGGCAAGGCGTTTCTCGGCTATTCGGATCAGGGCAATCTGCTGGGGTGTCTCTATCGCGACGGCTTCGATCATGTTGCGCACGGCCCGATGGTCGCCGACATTCGCCGCGCGGGCGGCGATGCGGCGGTGATGCGCGCGCTCGACTGGCTCGTCGCGCGCGATCCGGCGGCGTGCGAGCCGGGGCTGGAGCATGGGGCGCGCCATGCGGCGTTCAACCTGATGACGCTGTCGATGCTGCTCGGCACGCCGCTCGAGCCCGACCTTGCGGGGCATGTGCTGCTGGTCGAGGAGGTGAGCGAATATCTCTACGCCTTCGACCGCGCCTTTTTCCATGTCGCGACCTGTCTGGCGCCGCGCGGGCTCGCCGGGCTGCGGCTGGGGCGCGTCAGCGACGTGCCCGAGAACGACCGGCCGTTCGGCCTGGAGGCCGAGGAGATCGCCCGCGACTGGTGCGCGCGCACCGGCATCCCATGGCTCGGCCGCGCCGACATCGGGCACGATGCGGCGAACAAGGTCGTGCCCTTCGGCTTGCATCGCGCGGGGTGA
- the fabG gene encoding 3-oxoacyl-[acyl-carrier-protein] reductase → MFDLTGMTALVTGASGGIGSAIAQALAAQGARLAVSGSNADKLNGFRDSLGGDHVALPCNLSDSAAVDALVPSALDALGQLDILVNNAGVTRDNLIMRMKDEEWSDVIRINLEANFRLARAAAKPMMKARFGRIISITSVVGATGNPGQANYAASKAGVTGMTKALAQELASRGVTANCVAPGFIATAMTDDLPDAQKEALNQRIPAGRMGEGSDIAAAVVYLASKEAGYVTGQTLHVNGGMAMLS, encoded by the coding sequence ATGTTCGATCTCACCGGTATGACCGCCCTCGTGACCGGTGCCTCGGGCGGCATAGGTTCGGCCATCGCGCAGGCGCTGGCGGCGCAGGGGGCGCGGCTGGCGGTGTCGGGGTCCAACGCCGACAAGTTGAATGGCTTTCGCGACAGCCTTGGCGGCGATCATGTCGCTTTGCCCTGCAATCTCAGTGATTCCGCCGCGGTCGATGCGCTCGTGCCGTCGGCCCTCGATGCGCTGGGGCAGCTCGATATTCTCGTCAACAATGCCGGGGTCACGCGCGACAATCTGATCATGCGGATGAAGGACGAGGAATGGTCGGATGTCATCCGCATCAACCTCGAAGCCAATTTCCGCCTCGCGCGCGCCGCCGCGAAGCCGATGATGAAGGCGCGGTTCGGCCGCATCATCTCGATCACCAGCGTCGTCGGCGCGACGGGCAATCCGGGGCAGGCCAATTATGCGGCGTCGAAGGCGGGAGTCACCGGCATGACCAAGGCGCTGGCGCAGGAACTGGCGAGCCGCGGCGTGACCGCGAATTGCGTGGCGCCGGGCTTTATCGCGACCGCGATGACCGACGACCTGCCCGACGCGCAGAAGGAAGCGCTCAACCAGCGCATCCCCGCGGGGCGGATGGGCGAGGGGAGCGATATCGCCGCGGCGGTGGTCTATCTCGCATCGAAGGAGGCGGGGTATGTCACCGGCCAGACGCTGCATGTGAATGGCGGGATGGCGATGCTGTCCTGA
- the fabD gene encoding ACP S-malonyltransferase has translation MRAFIFPGQGSQAVGMGKALADASPVAREVFQEVDDALGQNLFKLMSEGPEDELTLTENAQPAIMANAVATLRVLEKEGGVTLATKAAYVAGHSLGEYSALCAAGAFDLATAARLLKTRGQAMQAAVPVGVGAMAALLGADIDTAQKLADAAAEGEVCTVANDNDPSQVVISGHKGAIERAVALVKDFGIKRGVLLPVSAPFHCPLMQGAADAMAEALGANPPAAPLVPVVANVTASPVSDADAIRDLLVQQVTGRVRWRESVGAMEGIGVTRFVEFGGKILSPMVKRSASGEVETVSVISMDDIEALLKTF, from the coding sequence ATGCGCGCATTCATCTTTCCGGGTCAGGGCAGTCAGGCGGTCGGCATGGGCAAGGCGCTCGCCGATGCGTCGCCCGTGGCGCGCGAGGTTTTTCAGGAAGTCGACGATGCGCTCGGCCAGAATCTCTTCAAGCTGATGAGCGAAGGCCCCGAGGATGAACTGACCCTCACCGAAAACGCCCAGCCCGCGATCATGGCGAACGCGGTCGCGACGCTGCGCGTGCTGGAGAAAGAGGGCGGCGTGACGCTCGCCACCAAGGCCGCCTATGTCGCGGGCCACAGTCTCGGTGAATATAGCGCGCTCTGTGCGGCCGGCGCTTTCGACCTTGCGACAGCGGCGCGGCTGCTCAAGACGCGCGGGCAGGCGATGCAGGCGGCGGTGCCGGTCGGGGTCGGCGCGATGGCGGCGCTGCTCGGCGCCGACATCGACACCGCGCAGAAACTCGCCGACGCGGCCGCAGAGGGCGAGGTCTGCACCGTCGCCAACGACAATGATCCGTCGCAGGTCGTGATCTCGGGACACAAGGGCGCGATCGAGCGCGCGGTGGCGCTGGTCAAGGATTTCGGAATCAAGCGCGGCGTCCTGCTGCCGGTATCGGCGCCCTTCCACTGTCCCTTGATGCAGGGAGCCGCCGATGCGATGGCCGAAGCGCTCGGCGCGAACCCGCCTGCCGCGCCGCTGGTGCCCGTGGTCGCGAACGTCACCGCGAGCCCGGTCAGCGATGCCGACGCGATCCGCGATCTGCTGGTCCAGCAGGTCACCGGCCGCGTCCGCTGGCGCGAGAGCGTCGGCGCGATGGAGGGCATCGGCGTCACCCGGTTCGTCGAATTCGGCGGCAAGATACTGTCGCCGATGGTCAAGCGCAGCGCATCGGGAGAGGTCGAGACGGTGAGCGTGATTTCGATGGATGATATCGAAGCGCTGCTGAAAACCTTTTGA
- a CDS encoding GxxExxY protein, with protein MAQDIDVVSGDVLDLSLRIHRDLGPGLLESVYETVLAGKLVAAGYKVDRQKPIDIFFEDMRFDAAFRIDLLVDDRLLVEIKSVERLNAAHGKQLLTYLRLTRQSVGLLINFGGATLKEGVRRIVNDHKPSASPRLRVNR; from the coding sequence ATGGCGCAAGACATTGATGTCGTGAGCGGGGATGTGCTGGATTTGTCGCTTCGCATCCATCGGGATCTTGGCCCCGGTCTTCTGGAAAGCGTCTATGAAACCGTGTTGGCCGGCAAGTTGGTTGCTGCTGGATATAAGGTCGATCGGCAGAAGCCGATCGACATATTTTTTGAAGACATGCGCTTCGATGCTGCCTTTCGGATCGATTTATTGGTGGATGATCGGCTTCTTGTCGAAATCAAATCGGTTGAACGGCTTAATGCGGCGCATGGCAAACAATTGTTGACCTACCTGCGTTTGACTCGTCAATCGGTGGGGCTGCTCATCAATTTCGGCGGCGCGACCCTCAAAGAAGGCGTCCGTCGCATCGTCAACGATCATAAACCCTCCGCGTCTCCGCGTCTCCGCGTGAACCGGTAA
- a CDS encoding Mur ligase family protein: MSENKSYFFCGIGGSGMLPLAMIVAARGAAVAGSDRSRDQGRTPGKFDWIERQGIALFPQDGSGVAVGQTLVASAAIEDSVPDIAAANRLGLARLTRADLNAALFNDAAQAIGVGGTSGKSTVTGMIGWILERAGRRPTVMNGAVMRNFATPDTPFASALVGDAATYVSEVDESDGSITLYRPDVAVVTNISLDHKSLAELHQLFGDFAAKARVAVVNADDTESAPLLGGGNVMRFGFSEMAAMRGSDFEALPDGCRFMIHFAGDTHDVHLRMPGRHNAANALAAIAAARAVNVPVAQSAAALADFAGLARRYEVLGRAKDVTVIDDFAHNPDKVAATLAAVAELPGRALIFFQPHGYGPLRQMGRELAASFANGMRDGDKLYVSDPVYFGGTVDRSTGSEALVAAIVGAGAEAVHLTTRAECGAAMLEEARPGDRILILGARDDTLTEFGRELLEKLT, encoded by the coding sequence ATGTCGGAAAACAAATCCTATTTCTTCTGCGGCATCGGCGGGTCGGGCATGTTGCCGCTCGCGATGATCGTGGCGGCGCGGGGCGCCGCGGTCGCCGGGTCGGATCGCAGCCGCGATCAGGGGCGCACGCCCGGCAAGTTCGACTGGATCGAACGGCAGGGTATCGCCCTCTTCCCGCAGGACGGCAGCGGCGTCGCGGTGGGCCAGACGCTCGTCGCCTCGGCCGCGATCGAGGACAGTGTGCCCGACATCGCCGCCGCGAATAGGCTCGGCCTCGCGCGCCTGACCCGCGCCGACCTCAACGCAGCGCTGTTCAACGACGCCGCACAGGCCATCGGCGTCGGCGGCACCAGCGGCAAGTCGACCGTCACCGGCATGATCGGCTGGATATTGGAACGCGCCGGCCGCAGGCCGACCGTGATGAACGGCGCGGTGATGCGCAATTTCGCTACCCCCGACACGCCCTTCGCCAGCGCACTCGTCGGCGACGCCGCGACCTATGTGAGCGAAGTCGACGAAAGCGACGGCTCAATCACCCTCTACCGCCCCGACGTCGCGGTGGTCACCAACATCAGCCTCGACCACAAGAGCCTGGCCGAACTGCACCAGCTCTTCGGCGATTTCGCGGCGAAGGCACGCGTCGCCGTCGTCAACGCCGACGATACGGAATCGGCTCCGCTGCTCGGCGGCGGCAATGTGATGCGCTTCGGCTTTTCCGAGATGGCGGCGATGCGCGGCAGCGATTTCGAAGCCTTGCCGGACGGCTGCCGCTTCATGATCCATTTCGCGGGCGACACCCATGACGTCCACCTGCGGATGCCCGGCCGCCACAATGCCGCCAACGCCCTCGCGGCCATCGCGGCGGCGCGCGCGGTGAATGTGCCGGTCGCGCAATCAGCCGCTGCGCTGGCCGACTTTGCCGGACTTGCCCGTCGCTACGAAGTTTTGGGTCGGGCGAAGGATGTTACCGTCATCGACGATTTCGCGCACAATCCCGATAAGGTCGCCGCGACCCTCGCCGCTGTTGCCGAACTGCCGGGCCGCGCATTGATCTTCTTCCAGCCGCACGGCTATGGTCCGCTCCGCCAGATGGGTAGGGAACTTGCCGCGAGTTTCGCCAATGGGATGCGCGACGGCGACAAGCTCTACGTCAGCGACCCCGTCTATTTCGGCGGCACCGTCGATCGCAGCACCGGCAGCGAAGCGCTGGTCGCCGCCATCGTCGGCGCGGGCGCCGAGGCCGTCCACCTTACCACCCGCGCCGAATGCGGCGCCGCGATGCTGGAAGAGGCGCGGCCGGGCGACCGCATCCTGATCCTCGGCGCGCGCGACGATACGCTGACCGAGTTCGGGCGCGAGCTGCTGGAGAAGCTGACATAA